In one window of Posidoniimonas corsicana DNA:
- a CDS encoding M28 family peptidase, which produces MNRPPLLASALLALASLSAPAADGADQNPIDADRAFGYLEQLCDLGPRPSGSDAMARQQDLLRGHFGPLADDVVSQGFLAANPLGGPKVRITNLIVRFNPAAEKRLMVCAHYDTRPLPDRDPNPRARRSGRFIGANDGASGTALLMELAHHHDAFAGPLGVDLVLFDGEELVYNDRRDPYFLGSTGFAQQYKQGKHPGGEYQYAVLLDMVGDADLQLYYEVNSWRWKDTRPLVRSLWETAARLGVDEFKPRLKHLVRDDHTKLHSIGKIPACDIIDFDYPHWHTEADVPRNCSGESLAKVGWVVLEWLRLEQAKAAEPAGE; this is translated from the coding sequence ATGAACCGCCCTCCCCTACTCGCGTCGGCGCTGCTGGCGCTCGCCTCCCTGTCAGCCCCGGCCGCCGATGGGGCCGACCAGAACCCTATCGATGCCGATCGCGCCTTCGGCTATCTCGAGCAACTCTGCGACCTGGGCCCTCGGCCCAGCGGCAGCGACGCGATGGCACGGCAGCAGGACCTGCTCCGGGGGCACTTCGGCCCGCTAGCAGACGACGTCGTCTCCCAAGGCTTCCTGGCGGCCAACCCGCTGGGTGGGCCGAAGGTGCGGATCACCAACCTGATTGTGCGGTTCAACCCGGCCGCGGAGAAGCGGCTAATGGTCTGCGCCCACTACGACACCCGCCCCCTGCCCGACCGCGACCCCAACCCGCGGGCGCGCCGCTCGGGGCGGTTTATCGGCGCCAACGACGGCGCCAGCGGCACGGCGTTGCTGATGGAGCTGGCCCACCACCACGACGCGTTCGCCGGGCCCCTGGGGGTCGACCTCGTGCTGTTTGATGGCGAGGAGCTGGTCTACAACGACCGCCGCGACCCGTACTTCCTCGGCAGCACCGGCTTCGCCCAGCAGTACAAGCAGGGCAAGCACCCCGGCGGCGAGTACCAGTACGCGGTGCTGCTAGACATGGTTGGCGACGCGGACCTGCAGCTGTACTACGAGGTGAACAGCTGGCGGTGGAAGGACACCCGGCCGCTGGTCCGCAGCCTGTGGGAGACCGCCGCCCGCCTGGGGGTGGACGAGTTCAAGCCACGCCTGAAGCACCTGGTCCGCGACGACCACACCAAGCTGCACAGCATCGGCAAGATCCCGGCCTGCGACATCATCGACTTCGACTACCCCCACTGGCACACCGAAGCGGACGTGCCCCGCAACTGCAGCGGCGAGTCGCTGGCGAAAGTCGGCTGGGTGGTGCTGGAGTGGCTCCGGCTCGAGCAGGCCAAGGCGGCCGAGCCCGCTGGCGAGTAG
- a CDS encoding TlpA family protein disulfide reductase, with amino-acid sequence MSRLSYVAVVGFSCLGLASAAVGQTTEGETVGEAPADASPVELLQYIEAESQPAAKPASREQQFQYHRKASWAKIRAANRLLKIGRQESHLAAALRAKRHYLGVLGQLGEKKCREQCDCFFSEMCQDENPAIASAARRLAAYDKLNNWRELGPNEKESVRSEAQALLEQSPGSLENVRLASNVANVAGNSGDEPLAIQLLDYMLPTLEGATDKQIQELAPKVEGLSRRLRLPGNPMELSGTTLGGGKLDWEGYRGKVVLVDFWATWCGPCIAELPNVRRCYEKYQAIGFEVVGVSLDESPEAVAQFLEQNKVPWATLCGDAAENSGWNHPMAVRYGIRRLPQAILVDADGRVVHMNAKGEQLESLLEGLLADPVAAAPPAEGKQSRDAVAQQ; translated from the coding sequence ATGAGTCGATTGTCGTACGTTGCGGTCGTCGGATTCAGTTGCCTCGGGCTTGCCAGCGCTGCCGTTGGCCAAACGACCGAGGGGGAAACCGTTGGCGAGGCGCCCGCCGACGCTTCGCCGGTTGAGCTGCTTCAGTACATCGAGGCCGAGTCGCAGCCGGCGGCCAAGCCCGCTTCGCGCGAGCAGCAGTTCCAGTACCACCGCAAGGCGTCGTGGGCGAAGATCCGCGCCGCCAACCGGCTGCTAAAGATCGGCCGCCAAGAATCACACCTAGCCGCCGCCCTGCGCGCGAAGCGCCACTACCTCGGCGTGCTCGGTCAGCTGGGCGAGAAAAAGTGCCGCGAGCAGTGCGACTGCTTCTTCTCCGAGATGTGCCAGGACGAGAACCCCGCCATCGCCTCCGCCGCCCGCCGGCTGGCCGCCTACGACAAGCTGAACAACTGGCGGGAGCTTGGCCCGAACGAGAAGGAGTCGGTGCGGAGCGAGGCCCAGGCCCTGCTGGAGCAGTCGCCGGGTTCGCTGGAGAATGTGCGGCTGGCGTCGAATGTCGCCAACGTTGCCGGCAACAGCGGCGACGAGCCGCTCGCCATCCAGCTGTTGGACTACATGCTTCCCACGCTCGAGGGAGCAACCGACAAGCAGATCCAGGAACTCGCGCCCAAAGTGGAGGGGCTGAGCCGGCGGCTGCGACTGCCGGGCAACCCGATGGAGCTGTCCGGCACGACGCTCGGCGGCGGCAAGCTCGACTGGGAAGGCTACCGCGGCAAGGTGGTGCTGGTCGATTTCTGGGCCACCTGGTGCGGCCCCTGCATTGCCGAGCTGCCAAATGTCCGCCGCTGCTACGAGAAGTACCAGGCGATCGGTTTCGAGGTCGTAGGCGTATCGCTTGATGAGTCGCCCGAGGCGGTGGCCCAGTTCCTTGAGCAGAACAAGGTGCCCTGGGCTACGCTCTGCGGCGACGCCGCGGAGAACTCTGGCTGGAACCACCCGATGGCCGTCCGCTACGGCATCCGACGCCTGCCGCAGGCGATCCTGGTGGACGCCGACGGCCGCGTGGTGCACATGAACGCCAAGGGAGAGCAGCTCGAATCGCTGCTCGAGGGACTACTGGCCGATCCGGTAGCGGCGGCGCCCCCAGCCGAAGGCAAGCAGTCGCGGGACGCGGTGGCCCAGCAGTAG
- a CDS encoding S66 peptidase family protein — protein sequence MPSRITPPPIEPGAGVALIAPASSPTAEQVEFAVHNLTDAGYRPKVYRSLSEPVGYLSGTDDVRAEEIMRAFTDDDVAAVFAARGGYGVARLLHRLDFGVIRSNPKPLIGYSDLTALHAAVDRHAGLASFHSPNAIDGLCGGGKLDAPSVDAFWSAVSGRGSYDLPVEETGATLRTLRGGACEGELVGGNLAVLVGLLGTRFEPAFAGRVLLLEDLAEAPYRVDRMLAQLRLAGRLDEVAGVILGQFTDCEADENDASPTCVQVLEHYFSDVDAPILAGFPTGHTVPNLTLPHGGRVRLDADAGRVSVLRG from the coding sequence TTGCCTTCCCGAATCACACCACCGCCGATCGAGCCCGGTGCTGGCGTCGCACTGATTGCGCCCGCCAGTTCGCCCACCGCCGAGCAGGTTGAGTTCGCTGTCCATAATCTGACCGACGCCGGCTACCGCCCGAAGGTGTACCGCTCGCTTAGCGAACCGGTCGGCTACCTGTCGGGGACCGACGACGTCCGCGCCGAAGAGATCATGCGCGCGTTCACCGACGACGACGTCGCAGCGGTGTTCGCCGCCCGCGGCGGGTACGGCGTTGCGCGGCTGCTCCATCGGCTGGACTTCGGCGTCATCAGGAGCAACCCCAAGCCGCTGATCGGCTACAGCGACTTGACCGCGTTGCACGCCGCGGTCGATCGTCACGCGGGCTTGGCGAGCTTCCACTCGCCCAACGCCATCGACGGGCTCTGCGGCGGTGGCAAGCTAGACGCCCCGTCCGTCGACGCGTTCTGGTCCGCCGTCAGCGGCCGCGGGTCATACGACCTGCCGGTCGAAGAAACGGGCGCGACGCTCAGGACCCTGCGCGGTGGCGCCTGCGAGGGTGAGCTCGTGGGCGGCAACCTGGCGGTGCTCGTAGGGCTGCTCGGGACCCGCTTCGAGCCGGCGTTCGCCGGACGCGTGCTGCTGCTCGAGGACCTCGCCGAGGCGCCCTACCGGGTTGACCGGATGCTAGCTCAGCTGCGGCTCGCCGGGCGGCTGGACGAGGTTGCCGGGGTGATCCTCGGGCAGTTTACCGACTGCGAGGCAGACGAGAACGACGCCTCGCCGACCTGCGTTCAGGTGCTTGAGCACTACTTCTCCGACGTCGACGCGCCAATCTTGGCGGGATTTCCGACCGGGCACACGGTTCCCAACCTGACGCTCCCACATGGCGGCCGCGTTCGCTTAGACGCGGACGCGGGCCGAGTCAGCGTGCTGCGAGGCTGA
- a CDS encoding spore maturation protein has product MSYLYETFASLSLVEVAEVVSQWTIPLTMLLIVVWAKIRGVQMYDSFLVGAKEGFGVAVMIMPYLVAILVVIKVFTASGLFDDAKNLIAMGMRGVGIESQEAIDTLELMPLAFSKPLSGGASRGLLVEIFDDEDHGPDSRLGLTASLMMGSTETTFYVIAVYFGAVQVRRTRHTLPACLIADFVGLAAAVVLGFILF; this is encoded by the coding sequence ATGAGCTACCTGTACGAAACATTCGCATCGCTGAGCCTCGTCGAGGTCGCCGAGGTTGTCAGCCAGTGGACTATCCCGCTGACGATGCTGCTGATTGTTGTCTGGGCGAAGATCCGTGGCGTGCAGATGTACGACTCATTCTTGGTTGGAGCCAAGGAGGGGTTCGGGGTGGCGGTGATGATCATGCCTTACCTGGTCGCGATCCTGGTGGTGATCAAGGTCTTCACCGCCAGCGGGCTGTTCGACGACGCTAAAAACCTGATCGCGATGGGCATGCGCGGGGTGGGGATCGAAAGCCAGGAGGCTATCGACACGCTGGAGTTGATGCCGCTGGCGTTCTCCAAGCCGCTCAGCGGCGGCGCATCGCGCGGACTATTGGTCGAGATCTTCGACGACGAGGACCACGGTCCCGACAGCCGCCTCGGCCTGACCGCGAGCCTGATGATGGGCAGCACCGAGACCACCTTCTACGTCATCGCGGTCTACTTTGGGGCGGTGCAGGTGCGGCGGACCCGCCACACGCTGCCGGCGTGCCTGATCGCCGACTTCGTCGGGCTTGCGGCGGCGGTAGTGCTGGGATTCATTCTGTTCTAG
- a CDS encoding nucleoside recognition domain-containing protein, translating into MLNRIWFWLLFIGIIYGFGKGVYRSYYLEAPPTVAADAPLEDGQPPAPAANPFKQAGQDLTAAAIDAAQISVDICLKLIGVMILWLGILQVAKDAGMVDALARTLRPLMRWLFPDVPDGHPAQGAMLMNISANMLGLDNAATPFGLKAMKELQELNTEKETATNSMATFLAINTSSVTLVPISVIALRAAAGGDPAAPVAGILLATIASTIAAVIAVRWLSRLPAFADNPPPPGEGVPAAPESREGDQS; encoded by the coding sequence ATGCTCAATCGCATCTGGTTCTGGTTGCTCTTCATCGGGATCATCTACGGCTTTGGCAAAGGAGTGTACCGCAGCTACTACCTTGAGGCGCCGCCCACGGTCGCAGCGGACGCGCCGCTCGAGGACGGTCAGCCCCCGGCGCCGGCGGCGAACCCGTTCAAGCAGGCGGGGCAGGACCTCACTGCGGCGGCTATCGACGCGGCGCAGATCTCGGTCGATATCTGCCTGAAGCTGATCGGCGTAATGATCCTGTGGCTAGGCATCCTGCAGGTTGCTAAGGACGCTGGCATGGTGGACGCGCTCGCGAGGACGCTGCGGCCGCTGATGCGGTGGCTGTTCCCCGACGTGCCGGACGGTCACCCGGCGCAAGGCGCGATGCTGATGAACATCTCCGCCAACATGCTGGGCCTGGACAACGCCGCCACCCCTTTCGGGCTGAAGGCGATGAAGGAGTTGCAGGAGCTCAACACCGAGAAGGAGACCGCCACCAACTCGATGGCGACCTTCCTGGCCATCAACACGAGCAGCGTAACCCTGGTGCCGATCTCGGTGATCGCGCTCCGCGCCGCAGCGGGCGGAGACCCCGCGGCGCCGGTCGCCGGCATCCTGCTCGCCACCATCGCCAGCACCATCGCGGCGGTCATCGCGGTCCGATGGCTCTCGAGGCTGCCGGCGTTCGCAGACAACCCGCCACCGCCCGGCGAGGGCGTCCCCGCCGCACCCGAGAGCAGGGAGGGCGACCAGTCATGA
- a CDS encoding M14 family zinc carboxypeptidase — protein sequence MPNKSPTATCPTDGWTKEAVTDYIDTLLRDHPGAAERSTIGSSYDGRDIELLKIGNGGRRVLAWSQMHGDEQTYTTVVLNTLRMLIEAPESPLATDILAGCTLLLIPLLNPDGAARRTRVTAQGVDMNRDARDPDTPEGRVLRQAVLELRPDFGFNLHNQDHRRWLRSGEGPVSISLLVPPPDRDNSQTPSVVAARRVAASITRRVRPLCEGRVTRYGADYMPRAFGEWVQSQGVATVLLEAGGWPGGDIPALEELNYQAFVEGLRAIATDDYQASPPDDYDQLARAGGGGSFDLLIQRARVIQHEGGAGSTLDLGINKPSNSAMPDRGGDGRIVDVGDLYVHRRDAWIDAEGLICLPGRVAQAAAAFDADGGLDPRLCEQAAQAGVSTLLLTVDEGSEDVERLRSITDRPRPLVNVGFLLRTGQSGLGCLPDDLPPALIGVVGEGAAPTPAPTTIADWRQGFELLGRYTPTDKHEIDRGSIADLVLAQPPADGQPVDQIERVLLGGTTIVRDSAVVRPHAGAWLRRGHAIIRG from the coding sequence ATGCCCAACAAATCTCCCACCGCAACCTGCCCAACCGATGGCTGGACTAAGGAAGCGGTAACCGATTATATCGACACCCTGCTGCGTGATCATCCCGGCGCCGCAGAGCGGAGCACAATTGGCTCCTCCTACGACGGACGCGACATCGAGCTGCTCAAGATCGGCAACGGCGGGCGTCGCGTGCTGGCTTGGTCTCAGATGCACGGCGACGAACAGACCTACACAACGGTAGTGCTCAATACATTGCGGATGCTGATCGAGGCGCCCGAGTCGCCCCTCGCCACAGATATCCTGGCCGGCTGCACCCTCCTGCTGATTCCGTTGCTCAACCCCGATGGCGCCGCCAGACGCACGCGCGTCACAGCCCAGGGCGTCGACATGAACCGCGACGCACGCGACCCAGACACCCCCGAGGGGCGGGTGCTGCGGCAGGCGGTGCTCGAACTGAGGCCCGACTTCGGCTTCAACCTCCACAACCAGGACCACCGCCGGTGGCTGCGGTCGGGCGAAGGCCCGGTTTCGATCTCGCTGCTGGTTCCGCCGCCGGACCGCGACAACTCTCAGACCCCCTCGGTGGTTGCGGCCCGCCGGGTCGCCGCTAGCATCACGCGCCGTGTTCGGCCGCTGTGCGAAGGCCGCGTCACCCGCTACGGCGCCGACTACATGCCCCGCGCGTTCGGCGAGTGGGTGCAGTCGCAGGGGGTCGCAACCGTGCTGCTGGAAGCAGGAGGCTGGCCCGGCGGTGATATCCCCGCTCTGGAGGAACTCAACTACCAGGCCTTTGTCGAAGGGTTGCGGGCGATCGCGACCGACGACTACCAGGCGTCACCCCCGGACGACTACGACCAGTTGGCTAGGGCCGGCGGCGGCGGGTCGTTTGACCTACTCATCCAGCGGGCACGGGTGATTCAGCACGAGGGGGGCGCCGGCTCGACGCTCGACCTGGGGATCAACAAGCCGTCCAACTCCGCGATGCCCGACCGTGGCGGCGACGGGCGGATAGTCGACGTCGGCGACCTGTATGTTCACCGACGCGACGCGTGGATCGACGCCGAAGGGCTGATCTGCCTGCCGGGGCGCGTCGCCCAGGCCGCGGCAGCGTTTGACGCCGACGGCGGCCTTGACCCGCGGCTGTGCGAGCAGGCCGCCCAGGCGGGGGTAAGCACCCTCCTGCTGACCGTAGATGAGGGATCGGAGGACGTCGAGCGTCTGCGGTCGATCACCGACCGCCCCCGCCCGCTAGTCAATGTTGGCTTCCTGCTGCGCACCGGCCAATCAGGGTTAGGATGCCTACCGGACGACCTGCCGCCCGCACTGATTGGCGTCGTGGGTGAGGGGGCAGCGCCAACGCCGGCCCCCACAACGATCGCCGACTGGCGACAGGGATTCGAACTGCTCGGACGCTACACCCCCACAGACAAGCATGAGATTGACCGCGGGTCGATCGCCGACCTCGTGCTGGCCCAGCCGCCCGCTGACGGCCAGCCGGTCGATCAGATCGAACGCGTGCTGCTGGGCGGCACGACCATCGTCCGCGACAGCGCCGTGGTCCGCCCGCACGCGGGCGCGTGGCTGCGGCGGGGGCACGCGATCATCCGCGGCTAG
- a CDS encoding anhydro-N-acetylmuramic acid kinase translates to MANQLVDAIGLMSGTSADGVDAALVRTDGEAHVEFCGGLTVDYEPELRARLLDASQHDVPLIEVLRLEREITQLHAEAVRELLAQTKGGKHKPSIVGFHGHTVRHVPREHLTMQIGNPWLLTELVGLPVVSDFRRHDVAKGGEGAPLVSMFHHALFQDCERPVGVLNLGGVANLTWLGADDQIIAGDTGPGCGLLDEWAQEMAGLSHDTDGQLALKGRVDQSIVDAALAEPFFHKRLPKSADRYDFDHIDVSMLTVEDGAATLCAVTVQAIDRAVSVLPARPGTLWVTGGGVHHPVILSMLRECFNEVRSVDERSLSPDTLEAECFAWLAVRHKRGLPLTIPETTGCSEPVSGGFTATSTKK, encoded by the coding sequence TTGGCGAATCAACTGGTCGACGCGATTGGACTGATGAGCGGCACCTCCGCCGACGGCGTCGACGCCGCGCTGGTCCGCACCGACGGCGAAGCGCACGTCGAGTTCTGCGGCGGCCTGACGGTCGACTACGAGCCGGAACTGCGGGCCCGTCTGCTCGACGCCTCGCAGCACGACGTGCCGCTCATTGAGGTGCTGCGTCTGGAGCGTGAGATCACCCAGCTGCACGCCGAGGCGGTCCGCGAGCTGCTGGCCCAGACCAAGGGCGGCAAGCACAAGCCCTCGATCGTCGGGTTTCACGGGCACACCGTCCGCCACGTGCCCCGCGAGCACCTCACCATGCAGATCGGCAACCCGTGGCTGCTGACCGAGTTGGTTGGCCTCCCGGTGGTGTCCGACTTCCGCCGCCACGACGTGGCCAAAGGGGGGGAAGGGGCGCCCCTGGTGTCGATGTTCCACCACGCTTTGTTCCAAGACTGCGAGCGGCCGGTCGGCGTGCTCAACCTGGGCGGCGTGGCCAACCTGACCTGGCTCGGCGCCGACGACCAGATTATCGCCGGCGACACCGGACCCGGCTGCGGCCTGCTCGACGAGTGGGCCCAAGAAATGGCCGGCCTTTCCCACGACACCGATGGGCAGCTGGCCCTCAAGGGGCGGGTCGATCAGTCGATCGTCGATGCGGCGCTCGCCGAGCCGTTCTTCCACAAGCGGCTCCCCAAGTCGGCCGACCGCTACGACTTCGACCACATCGACGTGTCGATGCTGACCGTCGAGGATGGCGCGGCCACGCTCTGCGCCGTCACTGTACAGGCGATCGACCGGGCCGTCAGCGTGCTGCCCGCGCGGCCGGGGACGCTGTGGGTCACTGGCGGCGGGGTGCACCACCCGGTGATCCTGAGCATGCTCCGCGAGTGCTTCAACGAGGTCCGCTCCGTCGACGAACGCAGCCTCAGCCCGGACACGCTCGAGGCAGAGTGTTTCGCGTGGCTGGCGGTGCGGCACAAACGGGGGCTGCCGCTTACGATCCCCGAGACAACCGGCTGCAGCGAGCCGGTCTCTGGCGGCTTCACCGCGACCTCGACCAAGAAGTAG
- the murQ gene encoding N-acetylmuramic acid 6-phosphate etherase, whose amino-acid sequence MLDKLITESRNPASEKLDSLSALEFVRLINSEDAKVAAAVAAEEQAIAEAVSVTADRLAQGGRLIYFGAGTSGRLGVLDAAECPPTFNSDPGQVIGIIAGGHGALLKAVEGAEDDPNLAAVDLKNINVGPLDVCVGIATSGRTPYVVGGLRYARECGAYTVALSCNSASVITAEADLAITPVVGPEVVSGSTRLKAGTATKLVLNTLSTGAMILLGKTYGNLMVDLQATNTKLTARAARIVREVTGLESDACLQQLEACEWEVKTAIVAWQANVNADEARKLLAASGGHIGRALQSIPSPAAPPPHTSPAQTSDHASSNGAGPH is encoded by the coding sequence ATGCTCGACAAACTTATCACCGAGTCCCGGAACCCTGCTTCTGAGAAGCTGGATTCGCTTTCGGCGCTCGAATTCGTGCGGTTGATCAACAGCGAGGACGCGAAGGTCGCGGCCGCGGTCGCCGCTGAAGAGCAGGCGATCGCCGAGGCGGTAAGCGTCACTGCTGACCGGCTGGCTCAGGGCGGGCGGCTGATCTACTTCGGCGCTGGCACATCCGGCAGGCTCGGCGTGCTCGACGCGGCGGAGTGTCCCCCAACGTTCAACTCTGACCCCGGTCAGGTGATTGGGATTATCGCCGGCGGTCACGGCGCACTGCTCAAGGCGGTTGAGGGCGCGGAGGACGATCCGAACCTGGCGGCGGTCGATCTGAAGAACATCAACGTCGGCCCGCTCGACGTTTGTGTCGGCATCGCCACAAGCGGCCGCACGCCGTACGTGGTGGGCGGCCTGCGGTACGCTCGTGAGTGCGGCGCCTACACGGTCGCCCTGAGCTGCAACAGCGCGTCGGTGATCACGGCCGAAGCCGACCTGGCGATCACGCCGGTGGTGGGGCCTGAGGTGGTCAGCGGCTCGACCCGGCTCAAGGCGGGCACCGCTACCAAGCTGGTGCTCAACACGCTCAGCACCGGGGCGATGATCCTGCTCGGCAAGACCTATGGCAACCTGATGGTGGACCTGCAGGCCACCAACACCAAGCTCACTGCGCGTGCGGCCCGCATCGTCCGCGAGGTCACCGGCCTGGAGAGCGACGCCTGCCTCCAGCAGCTCGAGGCGTGCGAGTGGGAGGTAAAGACCGCCATCGTTGCATGGCAGGCGAACGTCAACGCCGACGAGGCCCGCAAGCTGCTCGCGGCCTCGGGGGGGCACATCGGCCGTGCGTTGCAGAGCATCCCCTCGCCGGCGGCGCCCCCTCCCCATACCTCGCCGGCTCAGACGAGCGACCATGCGAGCAGCAATGGTGCCGGCCCCCACTAG